From one Triticum aestivum cultivar Chinese Spring chromosome 4B, IWGSC CS RefSeq v2.1, whole genome shotgun sequence genomic stretch:
- the LOC123094234 gene encoding pectinesterase 3 — protein MVCNLAEGTPPSRSPPSILLHGLRTTHQLLTASPPVDVVVAKDGSGDHDTISAAVAAAPPGGSRYIIHIKEGLYQEKVEVLQRSNVMLIGDGAARTEII, from the exons ATGGTTTGCAATTTGGCAGAGGGAACCCCTCCAAGCAGATCCCCTCCCTCCATTCTTCTCCATGGGCTACGTACTACTCATCAG CTCCTGACGGCGTCCCCACCTGTGGATGTCGTGGTTGCCAAAGATGGTAGCGGGGATCATGACACCATCAGTGCGGCTGTGGCGGCAGCACCGCCAGGGGGTTCAAGGTACATCATCCACATCAAGGAAGGACTGTATCAGGAGAAGGTTGAAGTGCTCCAACGGAGCAATGTCATGCTCATCGGAGATGGAGCTGCTCGAACAGAGATTATTTAA